In the genome of Magnolia sinica isolate HGM2019 chromosome 2, MsV1, whole genome shotgun sequence, one region contains:
- the LOC131238023 gene encoding uncharacterized protein LOC131238023, producing MTRGTQPQTEFNQIAGTPVMPGALEINSAGDFSSLFRELPNRGRVVRVREVTENTPASHDPRNADLSNMVPWHQMGISSEHQSLPIPPPHPIIQGMMGHHISALPPQWQIQANNSAGVDGQDTQGDITVNCSSAPTIPLPGMAGYDVWSMLPAHLKDLSLSCTMKPTNRQNTDEMNWQPDDPSDHGHSFAGPALLNIVRAPSSIYDPIYQGTTLCADPHLKAYTGSAFYSYGTNGPYPYQSSTSYGHLGNLISPDYVFKVFLADHLHPLLLKG from the exons ACGGAGTTTAATCAAATTGCTGGGACACCAGTCATGCCTGGGGCCTTGGAAATCAACTCAGCAGG GGATTTTTCAAGCTTGTTCAGGGAGCTACCCAACAGAGGCAGGGTGGTACGTGTGCGCGAGGTCACAGAAAATACACCGGCCAGCCATGACCCTCGCAATGCCGATCTCTCAAACATGGTGCCTTGGCATCAGATGGGCATCTCATCCGAGCATCAATCTCTCCCAATCCCACCCCCTCACCCTATAATCCAG GGAATGATGGGCCATCACATATCAGCATTGCCGCCACAGTGGCAGATCCAGGCCAATAACTCAGCT GGAGTGGATGGCCAGGATACACAGGGGGATATCACAGTCAACTGCTCAAGTGCACCAACTATTCCACTCCCG GGAATGGCGGGCTACGATGTGTGGTCGATGTTGCCAGCCCACCTGAAGGATCTCTCCCTCAGTTGCACTATG AAACCTACAAACCGTCAAAACACTGACGAAATGAACTGGCAGCCAGATGATCCATCTGATCACGGCCACTCGTTCGCCGGACCCGCTTTACTGAACATCGtaag GGCTCCATCATCAATTTACGATCCAATCTATCAAGGGACAACCCTATGTGCAGACCCACATCTGAAGGCATACACGGGCAGCGCGTTCTACAGTTATGGAACAAACGGACCGTATCCGTATCAGTCGTCCACATCATACGGACATCTGGGAAACCTAATCTCACCTGATTATGTTTTCAAG GTGTTCCTGGCTGATCATCTCCATCCATTGCTTCTAAAGGGGTAA
- the LOC131226004 gene encoding agamous-like MADS-box protein AGL104 isoform X1 — MMNGFDVMQSSRWTVTYCLIFLLRFICVLEIGLLPFIKELQREVSRLSHQLEVVEARLRNYEPDPDTITSIKQAEWCERFLTAALNRINEIKEELLRNHVFSQGQGFGQTSLDGEDETFPFKVDDVALLPEIPLHPINISMEYNALFRSSDVVIDKTIDEGNIVGPQAPVCQVNRQVDLDWPPWLQDYTSSELLAMFTTPTLPEMEAVKREGVVAGMPSQEEEVVMREGVVAGMPSQVEEAGPGADDDDDVGGSA, encoded by the exons ATGATGAACGGCTTCGATGTCATGCAATCATCCCGGTGGACCGTGACTTATtgtttaatatttttattaagaTTTATTTGTGTTTTGGAAATTGGATTGCTACCGTTTATTAAGGAGCTTCAAAGGGAAGTGAGCCGACTCTCCCATCAGCTAGAGGTTGTTGAAGCCAGACTGAG GAATTATGAGCCCGATCCGGACACTATCACGTCCATCAAGCAAGCTGAATGGTGCGAGAGGTTCCTAACGGCCGCACTGAACCGTATCAATGAAATTAAG GAAGAGCTCTTACGCAACCATGTTTTCTCTCAGGGTCAGGGATTCGGTCAG ACAAgcttggatggtgaggatgaaacaTTCCCATTCAAAGTAGATGACGTGGCACTCCTTCCAGAAATCCCCCTCCATCCCATCAACATTTCCATGGAATACAACGCTTTGTTTCGCTCAAG TGATGTTGTGATAGATAAGACTATCGATGAAGGAAACATCGTGGGGCCCCAGGCACCAGTGTGCCAAGTCAACCGCCAAGTGGATTTAGACTGGCCACCCTGGCTTCAGGattacacatcaagtgagcttcTGGCAATGTTCACTACTCCAACACTCCCTGAAATGGAG GCTGTGAAGAGGGAAGGTGTGGTGGCAGGGATGCCATCCCAGGAAGAGGAGGTTGTGATGAGGGAAGGCGTGGTGGCAGGGATGCCATCCCAGGTAGAGGAGGCTGGGCCAGGCGCTGACGATGACGATGACGTTGGAGGTTCTGCATAG
- the LOC131226004 gene encoding agamous-like MADS-box protein AGL104 isoform X2 yields MMNGFDVMQSSRWTVTYCLIFLLRFICVLEIGLLPFIKELQREVSRLSHQLEVVEARLRNYEPDPDTITSIKQAEWCERFLTAALNRINEIKEELLRNHVFSQGQGFGQTSLDGEDETFPFKVDDVALLPEIPLHPINISMEYNALFRSSDVVIDKTIDEGNIVGPQAPVCQVNRQVDLDWPPWLQDYTSSELLAMFTTPTLPEMEAVKREGVVAGMPSQEEEAGPGADDDDDVGGSA; encoded by the exons ATGATGAACGGCTTCGATGTCATGCAATCATCCCGGTGGACCGTGACTTATtgtttaatatttttattaagaTTTATTTGTGTTTTGGAAATTGGATTGCTACCGTTTATTAAGGAGCTTCAAAGGGAAGTGAGCCGACTCTCCCATCAGCTAGAGGTTGTTGAAGCCAGACTGAG GAATTATGAGCCCGATCCGGACACTATCACGTCCATCAAGCAAGCTGAATGGTGCGAGAGGTTCCTAACGGCCGCACTGAACCGTATCAATGAAATTAAG GAAGAGCTCTTACGCAACCATGTTTTCTCTCAGGGTCAGGGATTCGGTCAG ACAAgcttggatggtgaggatgaaacaTTCCCATTCAAAGTAGATGACGTGGCACTCCTTCCAGAAATCCCCCTCCATCCCATCAACATTTCCATGGAATACAACGCTTTGTTTCGCTCAAG TGATGTTGTGATAGATAAGACTATCGATGAAGGAAACATCGTGGGGCCCCAGGCACCAGTGTGCCAAGTCAACCGCCAAGTGGATTTAGACTGGCCACCCTGGCTTCAGGattacacatcaagtgagcttcTGGCAATGTTCACTACTCCAACACTCCCTGAAATGGAG GCTGTGAAGAGGGAAGGTGTGGTGGCAGGGATGCCATCCCAGGAAGAGGAG GCTGGGCCAGGCGCTGACGATGACGATGACGTTGGAGGTTCTGCATAG